From the Trifolium pratense cultivar HEN17-A07 linkage group LG4, ARS_RC_1.1, whole genome shotgun sequence genome, the window CACCTCCATTATGCTTTGTGCCAGAAGGGGTTCGTGACCTTCAAAGATGATGAATCATTGCAGGGTGGGGTCCCAATTGAGAAACTTCTTGACGACATTGAAGAATCGAGATTTGCAATTGTTATTTTATCCAAAAATTATGCAGACTCTGAATAGTGTCTCAAAGAACTGGTCAAAATTCTTGAGTGTAAGGATAAGGAAGGTAAGCACCAACTAGTTTTGCCAATCTTCTATGAAGTACCGCCCACAGACGTAAGGCATGTACGAAATAGTTATGCTGATGCCATGGCCAAACATGAAGGAAAAGATTCATATAAAACATGGAAGAAAGCTTTATATGATATTTGTACGCTGACGGGATTTGAAAAGCCTCATGACTGGTAAGCAGTTTACTTATTTACTAATAGTTAGGCTTTGTGTGTTTCTgtaattacactaaattattGTAAAATTCTGTCAATTAATACATTAATCCACTAAAATCTTTTACCCAAATACATCCTTCttagttaaattttataaatggtGACTCATCTACGATAGTACAACTTCTCAATAATATGATCTGATCTGTtacctcatttttttttatattttaactaTCTTATTAAATGTGACGTAGTTAACAAAGAGTTTTGTAAGACATGCTGCTATGTTGTGTGATGTTAAAGTTTTACttttaaacttcaaaaaataaaacaaaaatacttCTTGCTTCAATGCAGTTTAGTATCTTGTGTgatatcatatattttttgtgaAGAATATTCAATCAAGGTTAGTTTTATATGTGTTTTATGAAATGGATTGctagtgaaagaaaaaaaataaatttgaactcatcatgaaattatttttttatatgcttTTTCAGGACCAGAGATCAATTTATCGATAAGATTGTCAATTTTGCTTGCTATCACATACATCGCTTGCATATACAAAGAATGTATATGAACTAGATGACTTCTCTTACCGTGAGTGTTGCGCAAGACAACGCTAAGTGCAGATGTTGGGATTTGACATTTGTGGTTTTACCTTTCTCTGTTTTTTGCttatttgtttccttttgtCGTTTTTTGGGCTGGCTGGTTTTGTTTTGGCCCCCATTGTGTGtcttatttatatttgtagGTATATGGAATAAGTACCCTTGTGCTCCCTTTtgtcttaaaaataataattacaaagCTAGTTTCAAATGGAGGGTTGGTACAGAATAATGAGTTATGAAGATAGGAAGTTCGTTGGCTCGAAAATAGATGATGGAGCGATTCACTTCGATCTAACACCATTGAGTTTGCGGTCAGTACCTGTTGTTACTCCTGAGCCGGAGCCTGCAGTTTGAGACATCCCTGCCTGAGGTCCTTGCTACTTCCCCTATTGCTTCTCATTGAATCAAACTATGAAGGCAGAAAAGGTGGCATTTTCGTGCGTCGTAGTTTCTAGCTTTCATTTTCGTGTCTTAATATTCAGATATGTCTATTATTGTTGGACTTGTTATTGTTTTTGATATTCATTATGCTGCTACTTTGATTTGGTGGTTTGGATATTAATTATAACCGGTACATGATCCCGTGCATCACACGGTTTATATTTGTTCatgatatattaaaataaatttatcataattaaaaaaattgagatataTATGTAAGATGTTCTAAAATCATGTTAACTTGATAAATACATTCTTATAGACAACATCTTATGAGGAAAACATGTTAACTTGTTTAATGGAGGTAACggcataaaaaaaaacacttaatcATGATTAAGATACCTTTTGTGTTTCGTACTGCATTcagtttagggtttagggtatTGGACCGAGGAGTCGGGGGAGCAAGTGCTTACTGACAAGTGAATGTGGGAAGTTTTCTTCTCAGTTACCGTTAGAAACTAATACTTCCCTGACAATTTCATTCAACCAGATCAAAGCATGGAGTTGGACTTATAAGTATATTCATGGACTCGCCAAGACAATGACACTGGCAAGCAGTAAAGAGAATTTTGAGGTATGTCAATGGAACAATTGATGAAGGAGTTTTTTATTCAAGTTCTACCAAGCCAGCGTTGATTGGATACAGACAGTGATTGGGCAAGCAAAACTGAAACTCGAAAAAGCACTTCGGGTTATGTTTTCCATTTCGGTACAGGCGTATTTTCTTGGTCCTCTAAGAAACAAGTAGTTGCTTTGTCAACAGCTGAGGCAAAGTACATAGCAGCAACAAATTGTGCTAATCAAGCAGTTTGGTTGCGGAGAATATTAAGTGAATGGCATTATCAACCAGATGGTCCGACGAAGGTACTCTGCGACAACAAATCAACAATTGCTTTGACAAAGAATCCAGTCTTTCATGGGCGTAGCAAACACATTGACATCAAACATCACTACATTCGAGACTTaatcaagaaaaaagaaattgtgGTGCAGTATTGAAAAAAGTGGGTTAAAATGTTAATTAGGTTAACTCGATGGACTAACTCATTTTGCCATCCGTAATAATTATTGGATGTATTAAAATCTAACTATAGTCACATCACATCCACtctagttttcttttttgtgaaaCACATCCACTCTTTTGTCAATTGAGATATGGTATTGGGACAACTTTCGTATTCGAGGGCTCAAGCTAAACATTGTTTGAGTGAAGTTTCTCTCTTGAGTATCATGACTTGGCTTTAATGATATATTTGAACTTTTGAAGTGTTTATCTTATTGGTCTTGCAATCTTCACTTCACTTCACTCCAACATTGATTATAATGCTGTCTCCAACTTGGATATTTACGAATCATGAATTCATCGTGATCACTGTTATGGATATTTCATAATTGCTTGCACGAATTTTACTGTAATCTTTGTTTTAGGAGTTTATTAACcatttaaatattttccaactatttataaaataaaatttactcaAGTTCTTGCAAGTTCCAATTTccaaagttatatatataaatgtaaaatcgttatatttttttatcgtAGTACAAAATTATTACAACCGTCCGATGATCATTTGTGTTGGTTAATAATCGACTGTTCGATGATTCATCGTCAAACTCTATGTCAAATTTCTTATTTCGTAATACTTATTTTGGCAAACTCTTGACGTGCACATATGTGTGCGCCAATAATTTATCAacataagtattataaaatatgGTTTTGGCATATAGTTTGgtacaaaaatcaaaacataaggACAAGGCCGTCTTAGATAATGTTCCTTAGTTACTATAGTTGATATATTAACAATGACATATGAAATGTAACACCCTTATCTCTTGGAGAATCCGTCTATAATGCATCCTATATAGTAGTAGTAGCCTAACATCATATATACAAACATAATGAGAATTAAATTTTCATTCTGTTATTGTTACACTCATTCTCCTCATGATGAAAATGTTAGTTCAAAAGCATGCATTGTTAAAGATATCAATCAAACTTGCTTACTAAGAAAGAACAAAAGTCAGAACAAGAAAAAAGAGGGACAACAGAAACAGAAAATTGAAAtggagatcaaattaattacattagaGGAATGGCTTCTTAATTCACCAATTATACAAAAAGATGGTAACTTCAATGTTCAAAATATGGCTAATACAAATGCTTATTTTTCTGATTCTGGTGTATATAGTTTGTCTTTAGAGAAACTCTTGGTCTTGGATGGCGTTGATGATGATTTTACAATTTTGTCCTCAGAGTATTATAGTTTCTTTTCAAAGAAacttttgaaaaatgaaaatattgatGTAAAAGAAATGAGGCTGTTGAAGTCATTGAGTAGAAAACAAAGTAGTAACATGAAGAAAAGTGTTAGCTTTAGATTACCAGAAGTTTCTGATGTTATCATTTTGTATCCATCATAGGTGAGTTTTGAAAAATGAGTGTTAGTACATTAAttagtttctttcttttgaattttttatatccactttgatttgattttaaggTTCAAAATTGGTCAATTCATATATAAAAACTGTATAATTGATTTGATGAGGACACAAAAGAAAGTACAATGAGACTCAATTGGTGTATCCAACATGATAGCTTGTTTGGTACAAAAGGCATAACAAATAAGTTACAAAATTCATACAACTTTCACAATATATTGACATTATTGTATGATCTttgtgaaaaagcaaaaactaGTTCAGAAACAAGAAAACACAAGTCAGAAAAAGCATAATGTCTAAAAAAGTAATTACATTCAGCAATAGATAACGCACAAACAATACACAAAAGAGGGGAGAAAACAAGTCATTTGGATCCTCTAACAGCTGCAGAATGATACTGCAGTTGTAGAGGACCCAGTTCAAAAACACGAGGCTAGAAATTGTGAACCTCGGTTTTTAATCTTTCTTTTGTGTATTTTGATTCCTATAGATACGATAATTCAATACATAAGAAAAATAAAGGGATTTTATAGAAAAGTCTTTGTTGTCTTCAATTGTCTTTTTTCTTATGACATTATGTATAGGTCCACCTGAGTCTCTATTCATCGTACACCAACTTCTAATAGTCGttgatatattataaaattagaaATCAGTACACGATGGACGAGTACCTGTGTGGACGGTAACATACTTATCTTTTTCTCattgagaaaaagaaagagatgcAACTATGTGATAGAACTGAAGTTTCTCCAAAAGCTCCTTGGCACGATTAGCGGCTCGGCGCTCCACTCTAAGAAAGAGTTCCTCACTTAGCTTATCACCAATGTGAGCATCAACAAGGACTCCACATACAGTCCTACAGCTATTGGCTAGAGCCCTTCCTACTTCATCAGCATCATCTGGTTTGTTCAAAACAAGGGGACTTCCTCCTTTGAATACCTCAAGCTTGTTTATCACAAATGAACCATTTTCTTCAACTACTTCCTTGAAATCTTGCAAACTTGGTGCATAAACTGGAATGTTGAAATTATCTCTTTTTGTGGAGCTAATTAATCCCTGCCATTAACAATGTCATTAAATTTGTATTAAGTCTATTAtgtatatttcaatttcaatacaTGAAAATGATACTATATACTTTAGAAATTGATCATCATCATTCTAAACACAAGTTGAAAACACATTATTGCTCATAGCACTCAATTGCCTATAAACTAATCAAGGTTTTCACTTTaatgtaaaaacaaaacaaaaaatatacttttCTCATTAGTTTGAGCTTAAGACATTACATCAATTAAGCTGTCATAATATCATATGATCTTATCATAAATATAATGCCAGGgactattcaaattcaaatccttATTAGTTTAAGCTATACTTTTTCTTGATCAAGTGAAGTTTGCTTGAAATAACAAATTGTTCTAGATACTCAAGACCACATTTTAAATAAAGGTCTGTGACCGGAATCTAAACCGCGGTACATGACAATTCTATGGAATATCAAGGATCCCGACAACTATTTAAAATGCTGCTCAAGACATCATAATGCAGCTGTTGTTATGTTCTGTACTGTACTCAAAGACATGGCAGAGGACAATTCTTGAAAGTACATTTCTTTTGAGTACAGAAAAGACATCCTATTTCTGCTAACATCATATGATCAATGATGAAAATATGGTTGGCCAGATCAACGGCTACGATCAACTACTTTAGTGCATGTTCGGATTAGCTGTAAGTTTGAAGAAATCATAAGTACCATGATTTTATTAAAAACTAGTAAAATTTTTACTAAAACTCTGCACTgtgattctgtcaaactcactCGTGAACAATCCAAACATCATCACTTATTTGTAATGATTGTGTTCTTTGTTGATATTTATCTCTATAGTGTCTATGTAAATTATATGAATAATAGAGACTATATGACATGTGATTGTGAAGTGACTACTATATTCACACAACACAAAGCATGCATAAAAAATGTAAGAAATTATTATGATACCTCTAGGACAAGGTCATCCCAAGCATCCTGAAAATGGGTCCCAAAAAGAACACCAGCCCCACCTTGTTCTGTGGGGTCCACTGAAGTTCTTCCCAAACAAACTAAGAACATGGACCCCTCTCTCTTCATTTCCACTGACCTTGCACTCAAGAAGCCTGCTAAATCTGCTTTGAATTGTCTCTTGTAGGCATTGGCTGTTGCTTCACTAGCACCATGAATAAACACCTTCCCTTTGTTGTATGCAATTGACCTTTTGTCCAATACTGATTCTGGTATCTGCATGGTCCCAAAGTATACAAGTTAGAGggaaaaattttaaattaagaaaaaattatatcgAAGAATCAGCTGTTGGATTAAGATCAAGAGCTCGAATTTTGAGTTTATTGATTTTGATCCAACGACTTAATTTTATATTCGGCCTACAATTCATGCTACTAAAAAAtcgtttaaaaataaatttcaatcatctaaaaaattatgaagaaaaattgCGTACTATGTCACTCTCTTTAACATATTTTGTGACACTGTTTAAAATTGTGTATGCAGACTATCAATCACGACGTGTTCCTTGAGagttaaaagaaaaagttaataaaCTTTTAATAATCATTTGATAACTTGTAAAGAAGTTGGATCCAATATCATGTACGAAAACTCTTTTGTACTATAGTAtgtcataataaataaataaatgatatgCTAAATAGCGTTCTCgggacacttgttaagcatattaaaaaataaaattaatgctAGAAAAgtgccttttttatttttaatgtgttaaattaacaagtttcaatgtaaaacttttatattaatatgtttAGCTAATGTCACAGCCCACAACACACCGTTTAACATTATccataaataaaaatgttatttatatgaCGGCCCATATATATGCTATAAAGTCTAAGGTGCATGAAACTTGAATAAAGAGCATATTATGTGCTTACTATGCATGTATTGGAAAAGTGAAAACTAGTACTGTTCAAGCACGTTATTGTTTCCCTAAAACATGGTCTTCATTTATTCAATTGATCATGAATTTTGTTGCATTCACCTTTTGACCATTTCTACATAAATTAAGACTTATCTTTCGAGTACTAGCATTAATTCAAGTTATATAAGGGTTTTACTATATTGTCCTCGGAGtatatgtatattttattttgtagtagattttcttaaaaaaaaaaattgtagtagGAATTACAGAATCTTTGAATGTTGAATTAAAAGACAAGGAGAAATCGCTTTAAGGGGTTAAAAAACTTACGTAATCGTGATTCATGAACAGTTTCCAAAGGATTTTTTTTCACTAAAAGACATTGTTTATACACTAGACATCACTAATTAATCAAAATTCATATATGTCGAGAAGCTAATAAAATTGCTGACACTATAGTATTATTGGAAGTGTTCTAACAAAAGTTATACAGTAATTACTATGAGAAATCTTTAGTTGAGATTGAACAATTGTATTTAGCTGATGTTTGGGGAATTTCTACTCCCCGAGTTATTGCTAcgaaatttgtgtttttatggCTCTTGCCCCTTttcattaagaaaaaaaaaatcaaatatttatgtaatattaaaataatttcatgatcTAAATATAAGTTTTAATATTACTAGTAAGAGTGCTATCGTACGGGTCGTAAGTTTATGctcatatttttaattgtttttattaattatgtcTGGATATATAGTGTTCGCTCAAGAATTATCCACACAAAAACTTAATAccttaaaagttttttttttcatcttttgaaataaatcttaaagttggagttctaATAGAAATGCTTTATAAAAGATCATGGGGAAATGAATGATAAAGAAACAGCAGTCAATTAATTGGCCATATAGAATGATTCTAAATAATATGTTTTATGTAATAATTTAACTACTCTAGCCTATAGGTTGTTGTAGTGTAGaaaactaaagaaaataaaaagttttttagGTTACAAAACTATTGAAGATTATTAACaaaccaaataataataataataataataataataataataatataattaacaaaattacattatggaaaagaaaaaaaaaaggttttttatATGGTACCATATTATCGGCATGAGTTTTCACCGctcacaaacaaaaaatttcaatattcaAGATTTAAGGTTTAAATCTCTAACCACTTATGTAAAGAATCTAAATCTTTTTGTCACAAACTATTATCGTAAAGAAAAATTAGTTCATTGGTTAATATATTACCTCTTGAGTTTTTTGTAAGAAacgattaattttttaatttattgaataactaatgtatatgGTCTATAATATGCACCATATATATTGAatattcaatgaacttaaaaagaaaattgtttctaataaaaagGGTTGGAGGAAGGATTAAAAAAAAccattataataataaaaaagacaaGTTAAAATTATTTACCTTAGATAACCAATGCAAAGAGAAGGCAGAGTGAAAAACATCAACGGACTTGGTCGGAAAAAGTCTCCGATAAAACGAACCGGGAACTCCGGCAGCAAAGTAGGATCTTTGATTGTCATTAGCTAAACATTCTTCCATGCTAACACCATAGGTTGCAAGTGGAGGAAGGAGTTGAAAGAGAGTGTTGAAGTCATTGCTAGGAAGGTCAGAAAAAAAGGCTGAAAATTCAGGTGGATTGCAACCTAAAGCTTCATAACGCTTAATGATGTGATTAATTATCACATTAACCACATTAATGGTGTTGCTTCCACATGAACACCCCAAATCAGCAATCACAAAAGCCTTGTCACCATCTCCACCAACAAGTTTAACATTATCTAGGGTTTCTCTCAAAAAGTGAATCATGGACTTGGCATGTATAGCCTGCATATATTAGTTATATATCAATGTATAATTtctagtatatatttttttaaaaaaaaattaaataatctGAGGGTAAGTAAGTATATATGTGAATTAATATCACtactaaaaaaactaaaattagcGAGAGaaatttagagagaaaaaacGTTAAATTTCTCTGTAATTTcgtaaataaattttgtaacgaGAAAATTGAAGAGGGATTTCGTTTGTTTTGCACCGTTAATTTTCAAAACTAATTTTACTTGTCCCAATAAAATTAATGTACCTGTGCTTGGGAATTGTTGGCATAGCTGGCTTCTCCTTTGCCTCCTTTCATGCTAAACAACTTCTCAAGCTTGGAGACAACAACATTTTCTTCCATAGGAGCCATATTtgaagtaatattttttttatgtgagaTTGAAGGAAAGATTATATGaaaatggttttatatatgAAAGTGTGAGATAGGAAAACCAAgagttgatatatatatatatatatagtggtgTGGAGGAGAAAGCTAAACTTATGTTTTTTGTCTTTTTGGAAAACTACTTTAGGTTAGATTGAAAAATCATGGCCACAAAATGGAAAACTATTGTGTAAGTTTGTTACTAATTTGTTTACCCTCTAGAAACAAAAGgctaatattataaataaatatacgaTGAATCTAAAAACTGCAATTTTACTTATTCGTCACGTAAATAGTTGGAATAATCAGTTAACTTTGGaaattgataaaaagaaaactcCAAAAAGGTTAAAAGCACATAAAAATTGGGCCTTATAACAGCCAGAATGGCCCAAGGCAATTTAATCACTTATTGTAACATTTtgtagcaattttttttttcaattttaatattttttttaaatggtttaCGCTAGTTTGTtagatcaatattttttatcttttgtctGGATCAATATTTTGTtagatcaatattttttatcttttgttagatcaatattttttatcttttgtctGGATCAATTGAATCGAAgacctttaaattttttaactccTAACTTTTACCAATTGAACCAATCTACGTGGCAATCTTTCTATACTTAGATAGTTAATCTTTCTATACTTTGATAGTTAATTTGATgatgctttttattttttgttgttaatttgaTGATGTAGTATTATATAAACAAAGATTTTCCATCATAACCTTTTTTGATTGCTTAAATAAAAGAACATTTGATCAATGGATCAATGATATAATTAACTTTTATAAGTATATGCTAAAATATTTTAACGTTAAAGAGAGCTTTTAGATTAATGTTTTGAACATTATTAGAGTAATGATACGTATTATAAGGGACAATCAACTACCTATCCAATTTGGCAACAATCacaatgagttttttttctttctttcttatattaatCCCCTAATTTTTAAGGGAATTGGGTACTGAcagtgacggagccagaaatATTGAGCAGTGGGGGCAATCGAACTATGATTATAGTCcataaaaatcaatataatttttatatgttcgtaatatattttgaacataaaGATGTTCGACATAATAGATGAACACATCATAAACACAAAAGAGTCACAATATTAACATTAACATGAACAtaaatttatgaataaaaaatgaaatagaaatttttttggaggatgaaaacaatttatttttatttttaagaactaaaataaaattattatttcaaataattaataagtGGATTTAATTTAGTTATAAAACACTATATTATAGAAGgatgtttaaaaaatttgaagctaaataaataaaaaataaaataagaaacacATGCGGGAGTAATACTAGTATATATGTGGGTGGACATGTATTGTATAAGATGGGGTATCAAGAATTTCAAAAATTAGTGGGGGCTCATGCCTGCATAGGAGCCAACGTAGCTCCGTCCCTGGGTACTGATAATTCAAATTTCGAATGcaagttaaataaaattttattaaaaattgtttatataaaaaatcgaactcaaatttttttaattaattattctaAAAGTAACTCAACAACGGATTGAACTTAATATCTTGGTTAGTTTTCAACGTGTTTTAAGGCAATGTATAAGTTTTCTTTCACTTTAACTCTATTAGTCTATTATATATTGAGTGTTTTATTGTTTGGATATTAATTACATTTGTCGGCTATGTGAggctttattattatttaagtaCACATTAATGTAAGAGTCAAAGTGACCCATAAAAAGCCAAATGATGGTTAATTATTTCATGGTTTGTTAAGTCATCACCCCATAAAGattccaaaaaaaaagtctatcTCACCCCAGAAATCAAGGTTCATCAGTTTGAACCTAGCTAACATTAGTAGAAATCTGTTTGTACGtcacaataaatatttttttaatcatgttttcaacaacaaaaagaagTAGTAGTATATTGTTCACTAAGTTGTAATGAAATGATTTGTTGCATCACAATTAGATGATACAAAATGCGATGATAGTTGAATCGAATGTTGGCTAACTCCTGAACATGGTAACCAAATGTCAATAAAATTGAAGACTGTTATAGGTACATGAGATTTTAGTACCAGCTGCATCATAGTCACTTGACATTGGAATCAGCTGTTGATGGTTAAACATGGCTACCAAGTCTAAATGGACTTAGAGATTGTTATTAGGTCTTATTAGAGTCATAGTAATGTTTATGCTGTTGCGCTttctataattattattattatttttcgttGCTTTCCTTCATGAGTTCCACCAAATTATGCGGGTCTTGTCAATTTAGTAgaatctatataaattttatcgaTAAAAAGAACTACATATGTTATATTGATATGATTGTGTTTGAGATCGAGTATGTTCTAGTCAACACTCCACTTTGAGAGTGCTCGACTGGAACAACGGCCAACAAAGATCATAATTAAGACGAAATCCTAATTGTCATGGTTCTGCGATATTACAAGGAGTAATCGTGAGGAATAGCCATTCATCTTAAAAGATGAAATTCTAATCAATAGATTACTTAATGTAAAAAGCAACACATAATCACGATCTTAAAATTGTTAACCAAGACATAATTCTAAACGATGCAAATGATTCAGTGACAGCACAtattcaaatcaaaattaacaTATTTCCTATAAATCTTCAGCCACCGCAAGCTATAATTTTCATCTCATTTACCAACCGTAAATATGTTTGGTGAATATCTCTTGTTcttttaaaaaccaaaattttggAACTAAAAGGCTAAAAGACCAAAGGCTAAGAAATTTCAAACCGTTAATTTGCTACTAATAAAAAGGGAcggttaactttttttttagaaaaagcAAAAGGTTATATTGGAAGGTTTTTAGTaaagcataatttttttggttgg encodes:
- the LOC123920445 gene encoding indole-3-acetate O-methyltransferase 1-like; amino-acid sequence: MAPMEENVVVSKLEKLFSMKGGKGEASYANNSQAQAIHAKSMIHFLRETLDNVKLVGGDGDKAFVIADLGCSCGSNTINVVNVIINHIIKRYEALGCNPPEFSAFFSDLPSNDFNTLFQLLPPLATYGVSMEECLANDNQRSYFAAGVPGSFYRRLFPTKSVDVFHSAFSLHWLSKIPESVLDKRSIAYNKGKVFIHGASEATANAYKRQFKADLAGFLSARSVEMKREGSMFLVCLGRTSVDPTEQGGAGVLFGTHFQDAWDDLVLEGLISSTKRDNFNIPVYAPSLQDFKEVVEENGSFVINKLEVFKGGSPLVLNKPDDADEVGRALANSCRTVCGVLVDAHIGDKLSEELFLRVERRAANRAKELLEKLQFYHIVASLSFSQ